DNA from Aphis gossypii isolate Hap1 chromosome 3, ASM2018417v2, whole genome shotgun sequence:
actcaTTGTTTGGTATCTGTAAATCCATCACGTCCCGATTGGTATACAACACTCGTTATTACTTGGCCCtcgatactttttttttcaagctcTGCAACCATTGGTTCGGTCTACTTAGATTTTCCAAGGTTCACTTTATCTGCAAACTTCGTCCGTAAACGGATATGCGTGAGATTTAAAAAActctagtattatataatgccatactacctatgtattactcgtaaaaacaattaaatgtctTTATAGAGACGGACGACTGTGCAAAGAACGAGCTATAAATCATCATTCctgtaattgattataatgattatattattattattattattattattttaaagtaaaagtaTACTCAATTCATACGAACTGtttactgaaaaaatatttatcaaatcttaatttttataaataattaataacgtaaTTACACATTAACGaaacattagtttttattatttaaaaataattgttcgtAATAaggacaataatttattattcacatagataataatatgtattattatataatttataacacagctcatttaaaatgtattcatatgatacataaatacattgaaattaaattaataatatatatttatataatataactaaatagtctttttatatatagttatgttaGTACCTATTGAAACTGATTAGAATATTagatagaattataaattataatagaaatttattaagttctaaataatatttaacacttcTGTAAAtaagcatttattattattttttttttaattctaaccATACATTTAACAAGccattatataacaaattccTAACtcttgataattaattaaatactatttttaataatagttgtttagaactaattagttaaataaccTCTAGGTATGTAGAAATATTTGGCCATTAATTCAGCAAAACTAATGCTTGAGAGCTCTGAAGTGTCTTTTTTAATCTTGTTTAACATCTTAATCCAAAATATCTTTTCTTCCGCTAAAGTCGCCTATGGAATAATTagataatgcattttaaaaaaatatacgattactgaataatatttcatactcGTATATGTTCAGTGTTCACTGATCAGAATTTCAGAAAATAagtttcttaatatattatatagataatataaaaccataaaagaATTTATCTAGTAGGTATTTCAAAGTtcaaattatctaattttatctAACCAGAACACCAAGcatgttcaaatatttatactttaaaaaagagTATTTTAAGTGGTCTAATTTATATGGTATAAAAAgacattcatttattttaaaagagaaGACAGAAATTATAGCGCAGaaaataatggtaatattgtaaacaatatatatttttttttaaatctgattTCAATAGATAGTACTTATAtggttatatagtatacatatagtacatatcattacaatttacaatgttTCACCATGTTTTGTTTTCGTATATTGCCACCcacctaggtacctactaaacacttataaatttataattataaattatttataaatgtataatttataatattaaagcttcacaccaaaatgaaattaatgattgaaattcaaaatttaaatattaataacttccTACACAAACATGGCTATACAAATACTTggaaactattaataaaaatattctaacgTTTGGTTAGgtttaaactttgaataaaccaaacaattaattatagttacttaacattttaatcaatgtttttaaaatattttaaattactttaattattacttttaatataatttattggtccagtataataaataataattaatactattactaacatatttcatattttaatttcttatcaaataacataataatattgaaattaataacctttatttaaatttataaaaatcgataggtatttaaattgttttattatcagtGAAAACCAACAATAgttgtcaaaaaaatcaagatttcatcattgtacataatacctataatctatatacttaactacaaaatgtttagaaaaaaatataccgttGTAAATATCGAGCTATATATAATCgcacattacaatatttatttaaacatttttaaatgaatacctattttttgaaataaaagttataataactattattaattaaaatacatatctaTTAAAGATATAACTAAAACTTTGATTAAATTGAATCCTGATCAgtgttaaaacatttaatttaatttatcaatattatcgaagataaataggtatgataataaatttacttgcAATGTAAACGAATGTTTGGATCCCGCGTTAGATACTAAACGAAAACTTAGTGGATTTTCTTTCACATGTTCAATCACAGTTATGTTCCgactctaaaataaaaattataagtttaccATAATGACATTGCCTGGAAAAACTTACCTTTATGTGAGTTTTGTATTCCAACAGTCCACATTTTTGTTCTTTGACAATCAATAACATATTGTTCAATATAATCACATGTAGTTTCTTCTTCGTTCCCGTGATCATTAAATCGCCTTCAGCGtgtaattcaaaacaattgtTATATAGATCGACCTGTAAagaacaatacatttttacagttgatttaaattgtattataattttgtattattatagttaacgaaacatgaattattatttgaatataatgacAATCTATTATGCTATAGAGTGCAGGAGGTGattattacatttgttttatccttcaaaatatgtttcatcATTAATCGTATATCCTTAATACGGCCttctttttcatatttatttttcgtctcatcaataattttagcTAAAATAACCATTTTGTCATAAGCTTTTACGACTATAGAGTGATCGTTTTCGTTATATGAAGTATATGCTGCtaatttctgtaaaaatataaacactatatttaaaatttattgctaTACTtcaagtaggtactattatttatattatattatgagaaaCTCTTATGTAGCTCAATTGTtcgaatatatataacataagtcAAGTACACTTCGTCATTGAATATGGATAATTTAAGGAATAGTGTTGTAAATACTTCAAGTTTCTTATTTCTATTacgtttattacaaaataacaaaaaccgttaaatatgattattatacgtttgaataaccaatattatcagaatttaaacttcaattgatcataaaaatgtatatctttattttgaGGTTTTTGatttctaattataaaaatataatatgaataattttgtattcaatataaaaatcgggtattaagaataaaatttttatgaatttttactcggaaaataatttgaaaattgtcatattttgtaaaacttttaacttaaaacatttataaaaaaaattgtgaccatatgtgtttttgatatgtataattttctattctaaaacaaaaattatatcatacttatataaatctatagttgaaattttctaaatctataaataaaacaataagtcaaaaatgtttgaatattagAATTATCATACctagacaattttaaatataaatatttggagaTCAATTTCAACATAATACCTTTAGTAATAAATGATATCTTAAAATACGCTGTACGGGTAGTACTAGATAAGATCCAAGTGAAAGACGATGTCCTAATTCTTTTTGCCTTTGATATATGATGTTGGTTGATAGTCGACTttgcattatttttgatattattacatcagaactaaatattaataacaacaacattacctattttatagtttattgtttttaagtttttaaccattaatattttataataagacaTTTTAACTATCGAAACTTACTTTTGGAAATTGATGCAGTATGTTGAGTAAATGATAAACTTAAGATGATTCTTTAAAAAACAGTGAGCAATTTGTGTTACGTTATTATTAGCCAATgctaattcatttaaaaatattctgtaattcaaaaaacaaacatttaaattttaaacaatataaccaactatattataaagaattaatttttatttattggtgttctattaatatatatttttaaaatatgaatatacctattcgtacaataaatatattatgtaaattatgtttatgttgcTCCGACCCTTTCTGGCCTATCAATTTCTAGCTTATATTGTGGTTTATgtctatttatacattataacaacTATACGAATGGTGCATATAGCATATGTACCAATGTACCCTTTAgtgaaattaactatttaataccattttttttcattattattactactattattattacaatactttataaaatgacTATCCAGGACCAACCAGAGAAGTAGATACACctattagatataaattataatctatatatgtattaagttATAGTAACACCCATGAACACTGCACATAATAGGATGTTGCCATTTCctctaaatcaataatatttgtacatttttaacaccATTATCACCCTTAAGTAATGTGTTACCCATACTTTACACCAGAGGCATAgccagaattttttttatggggaGGGCTAAACACTTTTCACTtgagttattgaaaatcaaaaacaacaaaaaaattaataaacacttttaataatactttatttaactcaaatattctattatacaactaataacaagaaatttattaattaaataattaacatttgtaAGACAAATttccatatttaaatttaaatatttaaaaacaacataaaaaatacgGCCAATGGGAGGGCTATAGTCCCTTTAGCCCCCCTCCCTTTTCTACGCCACTATTTtacacctataatatgtattaaaaaacaaaaataaactaataattttgtatacttaaaatagttaaataagtaccttgaaaattcataaatttccGTGATATTTCCAAATAATTGATTACAATGCTCTTTtgacaatatttgtttatgcTTCCAATATTCCAAATATtcctagtatatttttataaaatttaaattatattaaaattaaatatttattttaaccaaaagatatttttctaattagctattattatagctattgcaataattaatacctaatattttaaagttaaattaatagacTATTGCGCTacctacaattaatatttcagaGGTACTTCTCTATGGCACTACCCATTATCATTGCgtcacttatttataaatttattataccaagTTTACCAAGTTCGGAACAATATTGGCTTATTTTTTGAACTTACAAAATCTATCacaaagttttgaaaatgtaatattttttatatattactattattattaaatatgaaaatataagtgtttatttttctaatttcaccaattttatttttaatgtaacacTTTTAGTTTAGTTACAATTCAttgtttgtttacatttttgcgTTCTTGTTTTGATTTCTTGTAATAAAGTTTTCAAATGCTTGTTTGAAcactagttttaataatttcaagtaaTTTGAGCCCAAATAATAACTGAATCAAATGATTACAGAAACGTCACAACTCAcaaatcacatattttataaaattgagatattatataggtagtaaacaCGTATACTAGTCATGAACTCATGTCTTTCTGTACAGTATACGTTGTGTACTTGTGTATAAAAACGTCTTTACTGtctttagttatataattagtacatgatatatttaaataagtatttatttttaaattatttatattatacattatcagttatccaaaagttttaaataataattgactcATGACGTTTTTGCAATCATCGATTcaactatacaataaatatataatttcttattacaaatatataaataaaaacaaattattcagTCAATATtcgatgtaggtataattaattttttattacatttaatgcaataaaaaagttaaaaattagattttgtcgttaaaacttaaaatgacACATCGAAATCATTACATCAACTATTATTTCAAGCTTTATGATATAGatttataggtttatataaatttttatatctaattttaagaaaaatgataatttttattaagattaatagtttaatagtaattaggtaggtaggtacctgtaaattaaaagcataatattattgttatccatTTTTCAGTAATCactaatttgtattcaattttaaataattctagttacttattaagatttataagttaaagtaTGTATGTAAGCCGAATAGTCTACTttctatgtatacaaaattacaaacatattaataaatgtttttatagaaaaaataatgctttataaattttatatattaatctatactgt
Protein-coding regions in this window:
- the LOC114132307 gene encoding pleckstrin homology domain-containing family G member 1-like isoform X12, translating into MNNNYCDINDIINKKNLVITEILETEESYVNHLKEIVEEYLEYWKHKQILSKEHCNQLFGNITEIYEFSRIFLNELALANNNVTQIAHCFLKNHLKFIIYSTYCINFQNSDVIISKIMQSRLSTNIIYQRQKELGHRLSLGSYLVLPVQRILRYHLLLKKLAAYTSYNENDHSIVVKAYDKMVILAKIIDETKNKYEKEGRIKDIRLMMKHILKDKTNVDLYNNCFELHAEGDLMITGTKKKLHVIILNNMLLIVKEQKCGLLEYKTHIKSRNITVIEHVKENPLSFRLVSNAGSKHSFTLQE
- the LOC114132307 gene encoding pleckstrin homology domain-containing family G member 1-like isoform X9, with product MILNCRPYSEYLEYWKHKQILSKEHCNQLFGNITEIYEFSRIFLNELALANNNVTQIAHCFLKNHLKFIIYSTYCINFQNSDVIISKIMQSRLSTNIIYQRQKELGHRLSLGSYLVLPVQRILRYHLLLKKLAAYTSYNENDHSIVVKAYDKMVILAKIIDETKNKYEKEGRIKDIRLMMKHILKDKTNVDLYNNCFELHAEGDLMITGTKKKLHVIILNNMLLIVKEQKCGLLEYKTHIKSRNITVIEHVKENPLSFRLVSNAGSKHSFTLQATLAEEKIFWIKMLNKIKKDTSELSSISFAELMAKYFYIPRGYLTN
- the LOC114132307 gene encoding pleckstrin homology domain-containing family G member 1-like isoform X1, producing the protein MNNNYCDINDIINKKNLVITEILETEESYVNHLKEIVEEYLEYWKHKQILSKEHCNQLFGNITEIYEFSRIFLNELALANNNVTQIAHCFLKNHLKFIIYSTYCINFQNSDVIISKIMQSRLSTNIIYQRQKELGHRLSLGSYLVLPVQRILRYHLLLKKLAAYTSYNENDHSIVVKAYDKMVILAKIIDETKNKYEKEGRIKDIRLMMKHILKDKTNVDLYNNCFELHAEGDLMITGTKKKLHVIILNNMLLIVKEQKCGLLEYKTHIKSRNITVIEHVKENPLSFRLVSNAGSKHSFTLQATLAEEKIFWIKMLNKIKKDTSELSSISFAELMAKYFYIPRGYLTN
- the LOC114132307 gene encoding pleckstrin homology domain-containing family G member 1-like isoform X10 → MNNNYCDINDIINKKNLVITEILETEESYVNHLKEIVEEYLEYWKHKQILSKEHCNQLFGNITEIYEFSRIFLNELALANNNVTQIAHCFLKNHLKFIIYSTYCINFQNSDVIISKIMQSRLSTNIIYQRQKELGHRLSLGSYLVLPVQRILRYHLLLKKLAAYTSYNENDHSIVVKAYDKMVILAKIIDETKNKYEKEGRIKDIRLMMKHILKDKTNVDLYNNCFELHAEGDLMITGTKKKLHVIILNNMLLIVKEQKCGLLEYKTHIKSRNITVIEHVKENPLSFRLVSNAGSKHSFTLRL
- the LOC114132307 gene encoding pleckstrin homology domain-containing family G member 1-like isoform X3 gives rise to the protein MNNNYCDINDIINKKNLVITEILETEESYVNHLKEIVEEYLEYWKHKQILSKEHCNQLFGNITEIYEFSRIFLNELALANNNVTQIAHCFLKNHLKFIIYSTYCINFQNSDVIISKIMQSRLSTNIIYQRQKELGHRLSLGSYLVLPVQRILRYHLLLKKLAAYTSYNENDHSIVVKAYDKMVILAKIIDETKNKYEKEGRIKDIRLMMKHILKDKTNVDLYNNCFELHAEGDLMITGTKKKLHVIILNNMLLIVKEQKCGLLEYKTHIKSRNITVIEHVKENPLSFRLVSNAGSKHSFTLQATLAEEKIFWIKMLNKIKKDTSELSSISFAELMAKYFYIPRGYLTN
- the LOC114132307 gene encoding pleckstrin homology domain-containing family G member 1-like isoform X11 codes for the protein MNNNYCDINDIINKKNLVITEILETEESYVNHLKEIVEEYLEYWKHKQILSKEHCNQLFGNITEIYEFSRIFLNELALANNNVTQIAHCFLKNHLKFIIYSTYCINFQNSDVIISKIMQSRLSTNIIYQRQKELGHRLSLGSYLVLPVQRILRYHLLLKKLAAYTSYNENDHSIVVKAYDKMVILAKIIDETKNKYEKEGRIKDIRLMMKHILKDKTNVDLYNNCFELHAEGDLMITGTKKKLHVIILNNMLLIVKEQKCGLLEYKTHIKSRNITVIEHVKENPLSFRLVSNAGSKHSFTLRL
- the LOC114132307 gene encoding pleckstrin homology domain-containing family G member 1-like isoform X14, whose protein sequence is MNNNYCDINDIINKKNLVITEILETEESYVNHLKEIVEEYLEYWKHKQILSKEHCNQLFGNITEIYEFSRIFLNELALANNNVTQIAHCFLKNHLKFIIYSTYCINFQNSDVIISKIMQSRLSTNIIYQRQKELGHRLSLGSYLVLPVQRILRYHLLLKKLAAYTSYNENDHSIVVKAYDKMVILAKIIDETKNKYEKEGRIKDIRLMMKHILKDKTNVDLYNNCFELHAEGDLMITGTKKKLHVIILNNMLLIVKEQKCGLLEYKTHIKSRNITVIEHVKENPLSFRLVSNAGSKHSFTLRL
- the LOC114132307 gene encoding pleckstrin homology domain-containing family G member 1-like isoform X4 gives rise to the protein MNNNYCDINDIINKKNLVITEILETEESYVNHLKEIVEEYLEYWKHKQILSKEHCNQLFGNITEIYEFSRIFLNELALANNNVTQIAHCFLKNHLKFIIYSTYCINFQNSDVIISKIMQSRLSTNIIYQRQKELGHRLSLGSYLVLPVQRILRYHLLLKKLAAYTSYNENDHSIVVKAYDKMVILAKIIDETKNKYEKEGRIKDIRLMMKHILKDKTNVDLYNNCFELHAEGDLMITGTKKKLHVIILNNMLLIVKEQKCGLLEYKTHIKSRNITVIEHVKENPLSFRLVSNAGSKHSFTLQATLAEEKIFWIKMLNKIKKDTSELSSISFAELMAKYFYIPRGYLTN
- the LOC114132307 gene encoding pleckstrin homology domain-containing family G member 1-like isoform X6; the encoded protein is MNNNYCDINDIINKKNLVITEILETEESYVNHLKEIVEEYLEYWKHKQILSKEHCNQLFGNITEIYEFSRIFLNELALANNNVTQIAHCFLKNHLKFIIYSTYCINFQNSDVIISKIMQSRLSTNIIYQRQKELGHRLSLGSYLVLPVQRILRYHLLLKKLAAYTSYNENDHSIVVKAYDKMVILAKIIDETKNKYEKEGRIKDIRLMMKHILKDKTNVDLYNNCFELHAEGDLMITGTKKKLHVIILNNMLLIVKEQKCGLLEYKTHIKSRNITVIEHVKENPLSFRLVSNAGSKHSFTLQATLAEEKIFWIKMLNKIKKDTSELSSISFAELMAKYFYIPRGYLTN